From the genome of Sphingobium sp. JS3065, one region includes:
- a CDS encoding SDR family NAD(P)-dependent oxidoreductase, which yields MNDRFNGKVALVTGAASGIGREVAVRLAREGARVACVDLNSDRLAETVEAASTERAIALTCDVSDADAVDATVAAAVAQLGAINILVNSAGVADPNQRRLHEIPLDAWDKVQNVNVRGLFLMKRAVIPHMLDNGGGAIVNLASVASFRATPRAGSYVTSKGAVLTMTRAAAIDYAKDNIRVNAVCPGTINTDILANASEDVMQMLVARAPQGRLGEPEEVASLIAFLVSDEARHINGGSYLIDGGRCAGG from the coding sequence ATGAACGATCGCTTCAACGGCAAGGTCGCTCTCGTCACCGGTGCCGCGTCGGGCATCGGTCGCGAAGTCGCCGTCCGCCTGGCACGGGAGGGCGCGCGTGTCGCCTGTGTTGATCTCAATTCCGACAGGCTGGCGGAGACGGTCGAGGCGGCCTCGACCGAACGGGCAATCGCGCTGACCTGCGACGTGTCGGATGCCGATGCGGTCGACGCGACGGTCGCGGCCGCTGTGGCGCAGCTGGGCGCGATCAACATTCTGGTCAACAGCGCGGGGGTCGCCGACCCGAATCAGCGCAGGCTGCACGAGATTCCGCTGGACGCCTGGGACAAGGTGCAGAATGTGAACGTGCGCGGCCTGTTCCTGATGAAGCGTGCCGTTATCCCGCACATGCTCGACAATGGCGGTGGCGCGATCGTCAACCTCGCTTCGGTCGCCAGCTTCCGCGCGACCCCGCGCGCGGGGTCCTACGTCACCTCCAAGGGCGCCGTGCTGACGATGACCCGCGCCGCGGCGATCGACTATGCCAAGGACAATATCCGCGTGAACGCGGTCTGCCCCGGCACGATCAACACCGACATCCTCGCCAATGCGTCTGAGGATGTGATGCAGATGCTGGTGGCGCGCGCTCCGCAAGGCCGACTTGGCGAGCCGGAAGAGGTCGCTTCGCTGATCGCTTTCCTCGTGTCGGACGAGGCACGGCACATCAACGGCGGCTCTTATCTGATCGACGGCGGCCGCTGCGCGGGCGGCTGA
- the tnpC gene encoding IS66 family transposase, protein MADVMEQERAELTAAQATVKAQTLRIEKLEHRVARLLRVQFGRSSEKMDIAQLQLMFEEVEAQEPANDEVAAPPVVKSARKPGSRVPLPAHFPRQTIDHQPSPCSAGCNGPSVQIDEAVTEVLDYVPARFRVIRHVRPRLVCRSCEQIRQAPAVDLPLPKVMASSTLLAHLVVSRFVDHQPWHRQSVIFRRVGLHIDRDVRSRWARKQAWLLAPLGERLFAYIREAAKIHGDDTPVTLLGNGDGSRTGHFWVYLRDDRSSGDMSPPAVAFRFSADRGGAHPAEHLAGYQGYLQADGFAGYNSLYRDPKTKAPRNIVEVGCWSHARRKFTDILEKSPSPIAAEAVVRIAELFAIERDIKGVPPNERRRVRQSKAVPKLDALRTWLETQNRGLSSDSNLARACRYPLNRWQAMVRYCDDGRLEISNNLVENALRGVALGRRNWMFVGSMKGEEAAALFYSLAGTCRLNGVEPEAWFTNVIERIGSHPINRIDELLPWRWQATRDIAQAA, encoded by the coding sequence ATGGCCGATGTCATGGAGCAGGAACGGGCCGAACTGACGGCGGCGCAAGCCACGGTCAAAGCCCAGACTTTGCGGATCGAAAAGCTTGAGCATCGCGTCGCGCGGCTGCTGCGCGTCCAGTTCGGTCGCAGCTCCGAGAAAATGGATATCGCCCAGTTGCAGCTGATGTTCGAGGAGGTCGAGGCGCAGGAACCCGCCAACGATGAGGTGGCGGCGCCGCCTGTGGTGAAATCGGCTCGCAAACCCGGCAGCCGCGTTCCGCTTCCTGCGCACTTCCCGCGTCAGACAATCGATCATCAGCCCAGCCCGTGCAGTGCCGGTTGTAACGGGCCGTCAGTACAGATCGACGAGGCCGTCACCGAGGTCCTCGACTATGTCCCGGCGCGCTTCCGCGTCATCCGCCATGTCCGGCCCAGGCTGGTGTGCCGGTCCTGCGAGCAGATCCGCCAGGCGCCCGCCGTCGATCTGCCGCTGCCAAAGGTCATGGCGAGCAGCACCTTGCTGGCCCACCTCGTCGTCAGCCGCTTTGTCGATCATCAGCCCTGGCACCGGCAGTCAGTGATCTTCCGCCGCGTAGGACTCCACATCGATCGGGACGTGAGGAGCCGCTGGGCGCGGAAACAGGCATGGTTGCTGGCGCCGCTGGGCGAGCGGCTGTTCGCCTATATCCGAGAAGCCGCTAAAATCCATGGTGACGACACGCCGGTCACCTTGCTGGGCAATGGCGACGGCAGCCGGACTGGGCACTTCTGGGTATATCTGCGTGATGATCGCTCGAGCGGCGACATGAGCCCGCCTGCCGTGGCATTCCGCTTCAGCGCCGATCGTGGCGGGGCGCATCCGGCAGAACATCTCGCCGGCTATCAGGGATATCTTCAGGCGGACGGCTTTGCCGGGTACAACTCCCTTTACCGCGACCCCAAGACCAAGGCGCCCAGGAACATCGTCGAAGTGGGCTGCTGGAGCCACGCGCGCCGGAAATTTACCGACATACTCGAAAAGAGCCCGTCGCCGATCGCGGCGGAGGCGGTCGTGCGGATCGCCGAACTCTTCGCCATCGAACGCGATATCAAGGGTGTGCCACCCAATGAGCGAAGGCGCGTCCGCCAGAGCAAGGCAGTGCCCAAGCTCGATGCTTTACGCACCTGGCTCGAAACGCAGAACCGAGGCCTGTCGTCCGACAGCAATCTGGCGCGTGCGTGTCGCTATCCGCTCAATCGCTGGCAGGCCATGGTCCGCTACTGTGATGACGGTCGGCTTGAGATCAGCAACAATCTGGTGGAAAATGCCCTGCGCGGTGTCGCGCTCGGGCGCCGAAACTGGATGTTCGTTGGCTCCATGAAGGGCGAAGAGGCCGCGGCGCTCTTCTACTCCCTGGCCGGCACATGCCGGCTCAACGGCGTCGAGCCCGAGGCGTGGTTCACTAATGTCATTGAACGCATCGGCAGCCATCCGATCAATCGAATTGATGAACTGCTGCCATGGCGCTGGCAAGCCACACGCGATATTGCTCAGGCCGCATGA
- a CDS encoding sulfotransferase family protein gives MTRSDTLDLINEEALHEQAAARAGSSDFGDDAYREGLGVLLSSARNSARLEAIAGRVSSLVVDTLVSRLSSQAGWNAEPQVLQNPVTAPLVITGLPRSGTTLLHFLMSLDPQFQWTPRWVGEAPLVLPPQEEWEGHPQYQAVHDRLEAMFTANPGLRQAHEMGAGLADECITVMVQSFVSNMFISMLPLPEYREWFFQTDETPSYRRYKDNLRLMGARAPEKTWLLKNPSHTIGMGPLLTTFPDARVVVLHRNPVETIASGASLTYRNAKFWEKTEVGPIRLDVYSRAVKRMAEAREQNPGHCLDIGYRDLVSDPLGTVRRIYAHYGLQMSEETAAAMETWLAANPQGKHGKHAYSSEEYGISDADVRSAFADYIAEYDLER, from the coding sequence ATGACCCGCTCCGATACTCTTGATCTCATCAACGAAGAGGCACTGCACGAGCAGGCCGCCGCCCGGGCGGGCAGCAGCGATTTCGGCGACGATGCCTATCGCGAGGGGCTGGGCGTGCTCTTGTCCTCGGCCCGCAACAGCGCCCGCCTCGAAGCGATCGCGGGACGGGTCTCTTCGCTTGTCGTCGATACGCTGGTCAGCCGCCTGTCGTCCCAGGCTGGCTGGAACGCGGAGCCGCAAGTGCTGCAAAATCCCGTTACCGCGCCGCTGGTCATCACCGGCCTGCCCCGCAGCGGCACGACGCTGCTGCACTTTCTGATGTCGCTCGACCCGCAGTTCCAGTGGACGCCGCGCTGGGTTGGCGAAGCGCCGCTGGTTCTTCCGCCGCAGGAGGAGTGGGAAGGCCATCCGCAATATCAGGCGGTGCATGACCGGCTGGAGGCGATGTTCACCGCCAATCCCGGCCTGCGCCAGGCGCATGAAATGGGCGCAGGGCTGGCCGACGAATGCATCACGGTGATGGTGCAGAGTTTTGTCAGCAACATGTTCATCTCCATGCTGCCGCTGCCGGAATATCGCGAATGGTTCTTCCAGACGGACGAAACGCCATCCTATCGCCGGTACAAGGATAATCTTCGCCTGATGGGCGCGCGCGCGCCGGAAAAGACCTGGCTGCTCAAGAACCCCTCCCACACGATCGGGATGGGGCCGCTGCTGACGACTTTCCCCGATGCTCGCGTGGTGGTCCTCCACCGCAATCCGGTGGAAACCATCGCATCGGGCGCCAGCCTCACCTATCGCAACGCCAAGTTCTGGGAGAAGACGGAGGTCGGCCCGATCCGCCTCGACGTCTACTCGCGAGCCGTAAAGCGCATGGCCGAGGCGCGGGAGCAGAATCCGGGGCATTGCCTCGACATCGGCTACCGGGATCTGGTCAGCGATCCGCTGGGCACCGTGCGCCGCATCTATGCGCATTACGGCCTGCAGATGAGCGAGGAGACGGCGGCGGCAATGGAGACATGGCTTGCTGCAAATCCGCAGGGCAAGCATGGCAAACATGCCTATTCGTCGGAAGAATATGGCATTTCCGACGCCGATGTTCGCAGCGCCTTCGCCGACTATATCGCCGAATATGATCTGGAGCGCTGA
- a CDS encoding UPF0149 family protein, translating to MALASHTRYCSGRMTSSQPLAAILANPNWDPDLLPPLEMDGYLTGILVTPGLEASEWVSGLWTTKPGSAADERTSHALAAVVARRRAIEADLQKGWPGFQPSFCEQGKKADHAKVRQWVKGFWQAMKLEPQYWSDLAEEERTATFIKLLVGFIESREPIEERNDADEIRDEAAALLPRAIVGMRKLALLRERNVNALRTIQSNKIGRNEVCPCGSGKKFKRCCGA from the coding sequence ATGGCGCTGGCAAGCCACACGCGATATTGCTCAGGCCGCATGACAAGCTCGCAGCCTCTAGCCGCCATCCTCGCCAACCCTAACTGGGATCCAGACCTGCTGCCGCCGCTCGAAATGGACGGATATCTGACCGGCATCCTGGTGACGCCGGGCCTGGAGGCCTCGGAATGGGTCAGTGGTCTGTGGACGACCAAGCCAGGTTCGGCAGCAGATGAACGGACGTCGCACGCTCTCGCGGCTGTTGTTGCACGCCGCAGAGCCATCGAAGCTGATCTTCAGAAGGGCTGGCCCGGCTTCCAGCCCAGCTTCTGTGAGCAGGGCAAAAAAGCCGATCATGCCAAGGTCAGGCAGTGGGTGAAGGGCTTCTGGCAAGCAATGAAGCTCGAGCCGCAATACTGGTCCGACCTGGCCGAGGAGGAACGGACCGCGACATTTATCAAGTTGCTGGTCGGCTTTATCGAGAGCCGTGAGCCCATCGAAGAACGCAATGACGCTGACGAAATCCGCGATGAGGCCGCAGCCCTGCTACCTCGCGCGATCGTCGGCATGAGGAAACTCGCCCTGCTGCGTGAGCGTAACGTCAATGCCCTTCGAACCATCCAGTCAAACAAGATCGGTCGTAATGAAGTCTGCCCATGCGGATCAGGCAAAAAGTTTAAGCGCTGCTGCGGAGCGTAA
- a CDS encoding DUF1214 domain-containing protein: MAISEGDREALRKAWAGYCGALGEIADEALDGRIGDPRDADELAELLRAIGRLAAMSLEQRLDFNDPDFPLFFRQMDDRYRYGGPDTNIAYFMTALRGDASYRVRGNNNGRTLNIGQLWHDNIDVDPDGTFEVMVSAEEMAGNWTPIPAQLRGDTQIADEYPVAGQGLPIRRYDWEWDRDLPPGWLTIERIDPDAPAYPPRLTANRLAEQIDNATRLFVAAARWWNQRAANVRADNPSNIITPPSNMPPGVRNFKPPVSDGKAWLYYGIVCYDLEEDDAVLIETDLPDGPYWSFTLYNVWWETPDLMNRQTSLNAQQAHVDSDGKARFIISARDPGAPNWLDTGGTKRGFLHYRWFRPNEKLPVPASRLMKVDDVRAALPANHPTIDAAARKSAISRRREQLARRFQR; the protein is encoded by the coding sequence ATGGCAATCAGCGAAGGCGATCGTGAGGCTTTGCGCAAGGCGTGGGCCGGCTATTGCGGCGCGCTTGGGGAGATTGCCGACGAAGCGCTCGACGGCAGGATCGGCGACCCGCGCGATGCCGATGAGCTTGCCGAACTGCTGCGGGCGATCGGCCGCCTGGCCGCGATGAGCCTGGAACAGCGGCTCGACTTCAACGACCCCGACTTTCCGCTTTTCTTCCGCCAGATGGACGACCGGTATCGCTATGGCGGTCCCGACACCAACATCGCCTATTTCATGACCGCCCTGCGCGGCGATGCCAGTTACCGCGTGCGCGGCAATAATAATGGCAGGACGTTGAATATCGGGCAGTTGTGGCACGACAACATCGACGTCGATCCCGATGGCACTTTCGAAGTCATGGTGTCGGCAGAGGAAATGGCCGGCAACTGGACCCCCATTCCCGCCCAGTTGCGCGGCGACACGCAGATTGCGGATGAATATCCCGTCGCCGGACAGGGACTGCCGATCCGCCGTTACGATTGGGAATGGGATCGCGACCTGCCGCCTGGCTGGCTGACCATCGAGCGGATTGATCCGGATGCCCCCGCCTATCCGCCCCGGCTGACGGCCAACCGTCTGGCGGAGCAGATCGACAATGCGACCCGCCTCTTCGTGGCGGCTGCGCGGTGGTGGAATCAAAGAGCCGCCAATGTCCGGGCCGACAATCCATCCAATATCATCACGCCGCCCAGCAACATGCCGCCGGGCGTCAGGAACTTCAAACCCCCCGTGAGCGACGGCAAGGCCTGGCTCTATTACGGGATCGTCTGCTACGATCTGGAAGAGGACGACGCGGTCCTGATCGAGACCGATCTTCCGGACGGCCCCTATTGGAGCTTCACCCTCTATAATGTCTGGTGGGAAACGCCTGACCTGATGAACCGGCAGACCTCGCTCAATGCGCAGCAGGCGCATGTCGACAGCGACGGCAAGGCCCGCTTCATCATTTCGGCGCGCGATCCGGGCGCGCCCAACTGGCTCGACACCGGCGGGACGAAGCGCGGCTTCCTGCACTATCGCTGGTTCCGCCCCAATGAAAAACTGCCGGTTCCGGCATCACGGCTGATGAAGGTCGACGATGTCCGCGCCGCGCTCCCCGCCAATCACCCGACCATTGATGCCGCAGCGCGAAAGAGCGCCATCTCGCGGCGTCGCGAACAGCTTGCACGGAGGTTCCAACGCTGA